The sequence below is a genomic window from Pongo abelii isolate AG06213 chromosome 15, NHGRI_mPonAbe1-v2.0_pri, whole genome shotgun sequence.
TCTACAGGGCCTTAGGCAGCTGAGTCTAAGGAGAGATAGCCTAGCACTTCTCCCGGTCATCTTATTGGCTGAGCTGAAGGGAGATCAAATTTCAGTCTAATGTCTGTGTAAATAGAAATGGCTATCGCTCTTAAACTTCATACCTCAGCTCATGGATCTGGATTGGTTTATTTTTGAGAGCTGAACTCTGGAGGCCACTCTTCCCTATTTTCTGAAGCGTTTGATGCCTCTATCTGAGCGTGGAACCTACTCTGAGTCATCAGACGCCACGCTTGGGGCACATAGAATTAAGTCGGGGGAGTGATGAAAATTCATTCACTTCTCTCCTCTGGGACCTAAATCCATTTTAGCATTCCACTTGAATCCAACAAGGAATGCCAAAATATTAAAGTGTGGCgttctcattcttttctctggAAAGAAGTGTTTATGCAAAGGAGGCCTAGGTCCCTGCAGAGTCGGCAAGAAGCCTGGCAAGAGGTTTGTCTCATTTAAGAAGTAAATATATTCAGTGGCAGCAGAGATACTGCCAAGTAAGTTTATTCCATTTTTAGGGAGAGAAGGGCAGGAGTTTTGCTGCTCCTTTAAgttgctttttgcttttaaattttttgcatgaGGTTCTCTAAAAAAGTAAGACTGTAAAAGCAGCTTGTTCAAAACTTGACCTCTTCAGCACGCCCAAGAATTTGTGAAACAAAAGAGAAGGCAATGGATAATTGATTCTGTTTTCTAAAGGCCCTTCTGACACTGAGTAGATACTGGTGTGGTTTCTACCATGCAGGTGTTTAGTCTCTGCCAGCAGGAGGACACAGATGGTGTCTACCTTTCTACAGATGTCTTTAAATGTCAAAGACATGAGAAGAGAATCTATTGACATTCTTATCATTGTGACAATGTAGTAGATCCCTTAGCATTACCTATGCCCTAAATGATACTCAAATAAGTGGGCTagggaaagattttatttttgagacagggtctcactctgtcacctaggctgtaatgcagtggcatgatcatggctcacagcagcctcaacctctcgggaatcaagtgatcctcccacctcagcctcttgagttctGGGACTATTAGGCCCGTGCCATGATGCCCAGcgaattttgaaatttattttttgtagagatgaggcctcactgtgttgcccaggctgctctcaaactcccaggttcaagcgatcatcccacctcagactcccaaagtgcttggattacaggtgtgagccactgtggttgGCCCATTAGGGAGAGattttaaaagaagacagaaggccaggcacggtggctcacacctgtaatccaagcactttgggaggctgaggcgggtggatcacctgaggtcaggagttcgagaccagcttggccaaactggtgaaaccccgtctctactaaaaatataaaaattagccgagtgaggtggcgggcacctgtaatcccatctactcagtagactgaggcaggagaatcgctcgaacccaggaggtggaggttgcagtgagccgagattgcgccattgcactctagcctgggcaacaagagggaaactccgtctccaaaaaaaaaaaaaaaaaaaaaagaaggcagagaatCCCCTACCATGGAGAGCAGCTTATTTTATGACCAACAAGTCACAGAACCTTTGAAATTTTTGCTTGAGAGTCAAACTTTAAACTTATTCCTTAGCCATGCTTTAGGTCTGACTAAGCAATAGTGTAAGAACTTGAGAACCAGTGTTTCAGCAGTGGAGAGTTTCAAAGTCTTTAATTCGTTACTAAATGTGAGATTTAGGAACTGTGTGATTTAGTTGAAGTGATtgcttctggtagaattcaataGAGTTGTCATATCAATTAAGTTTTATCAAGTTTCACCAGATAGGGATATTCACCAGCCTGAATACCAACACGGTATGTGCTTACCACATTTTTGAAAGTGAGGCGAGAGTCACCCTGCAGTACAAATTAGCTTGCCTTAATTGGCCTGTTTTAATACTCTGTGGTTATGGGGACATCAGAGCTCCCATGAACAAGTGAGTGGTTTGTTAGGAAGATCTCATGGTAGAGAGTCCTTGCTCATGAGGTTTGGAAAACTCAGTTCTTCAGTCAGTGTCTTGCACAGGCACAAACCTTAGCCTAAATATAGAAGGCTAAAAAAGAATCCTTCCATGGGAGGGCTCCCTTAAATTAGCTCAGTTAATCTATTCATCTGTGTGTGCTGACTCGTGCCTAAACATTAGAGGCcaaatccaaaaaaagaaaaagcaaggccACAGCTCAATACTAAGAAAGATGGAGAACAACTGAGTATGATCCTGTACAAAGGAGTCCCTGAATACCACAGCAGCTCCATGTTCAATCTGAGATATACTGGCTCCTGACAGTCACCCTAAGTACTTCACCTCTCATTTTGGTATTAAAAGTGCCTTTGGCATATTCAGATATCTCCATTTTTCATGGTTGTACTCAGTTTTCAAATCATCGTATGGTATTGGTTTCAAACAAGATCAGAAGTTCTAAAAAGATGTTAACCATTTTATGCTTTtagtactttcttttcttttcttttcttttttttgagacagagtcttgctctatcaccctggctggagtacagtggcacagtcttgcttggctcactgtaacctctgcctcccaagttcaaacgattctccttcctcagtctcctgagtagctggggctacaggcatgagccaccacagccagctaattttttttttatttctagtagagacagggtttcaccatgttggcaaggctggtctcaaactcctgacctcaggtgatccgcccacctcggcctcccagagtgctgggattacaggtgtgaaccactgtgcctattctgcttttagttctttcagTATCTTTCCACCTTGCCAGGAAATTGCTAGCCTTCTAATATTGCTGATTTCTTTATTTAGTAGGTAGTCCAGGATGACAGTGCTTTAGGCCTTCATCTCATAAACACAGTAAGCAATTCTCAAGAATGTGTAGGGTTAAAGAGATTTGGACTCCAGTTTCCAAAACCGAAATGGCAGCAGGGAACATGACAGGATGCAGAAGAGATCCTCGCAGTCTAGAGCCTTGCATTATGCATTTTGCTTCCCACTGAAGCCAGAGATCCATTTTTATAGTCAGGTTTGTTGTTCCTGCTGAAACACGGCACATGCTCTGCCTGAATTCTGGCCATGTGTTTCCCTCGTTTAGTTATCTAACTTGTTATCTCCTGACTTCCCATTTCTCTGTGAAAGTCAGGTGGTGTAAGACACCCAAAGAAGAAAATCAGGAAAGGAGAAGGTGTTTGGAAGTGGTTCAGAGGTAGTGTTCTGTGTGTTAAGGGGGCTGTGGAACTGTCCTTGAAAAGCTGTTTTTGATCCTAGCAGTTTCACTACACTTTGTAATGTTTGGTAACCAAATTGGTCATGGTGTTAGAATCCTCATAGTTGGGTGTATCTATGTTATTTTGCTATCTTCAGAGAAATgaattttatgaatatttctgttttaaaagaacaaaacaacagcaaaaaccaaTCCCTATTACCCTAACTCCTCCACGCACATAGTATTCTAATGTGGTTTATTCCTGAAACTGACTCATTCAGCTTTTCTCCTGGAAGTTGTCAGAATGTACGCCTGGTTAATGGAGAAAATCAGTGCACTGCCCAGGCTGCACAATGCCATGACTCATTCCTGGCATTTCAGAGGCTTTGTAATGGAAATCATAGTTCCAAGCTACAGTTCTTACCAAGTGGATATGTGAATGTTAATGAAACAAAGCGAAAGTCTCCGAGGATCCTGCATAACTCTCACCATAGATGCGGTGTTTGCTTGATGAAATGAAGATTTTTGTGGGGCAGACTGTTCCTCTCCATAACCCACACATTCTCGGATACCACAATATTGTTTTAATTAGTCTTATAAAACATAGTAAAATATTTGGCTTTGAAGAAAGAGGAACATTCTCTCCTATGTTGGAATTGTTTGGTTTAAAAgggcatttttttctattgaattagTCTTTTGGGGTTTACACTAGTATCTGAATCCTTTCTAAATAGCTTCTAATGTTCTTCAGCaatttgcattcattcattctgtctgtctgtctatcaatcgtaaaggaaaagaaatatctttctttCCCAACACTAGGTTTGTGGCTGAGACTCCTACAACAAAAGACAGattttaacaagagaaaagcatacaaattaatttaaatataagttttgCGTGACATGGGAGGCTTCAGAAaagaagacccaaagaaacagagaaatctgcatattttatgcttaggtttgataAAGAATGCACAGTTGTGCAGAAGTATGATTGGGGGACAAAAGGatgtgatctaatggtaataaactgaaGGGAatttagcaaggcctgtttgttcagattcttcttggcatctctgtgtctttaaaaataaggatGTTCCTTTCCTCCAGGTATAGGGAGGGTACCTCTAGAATGAAGGTTTTATGACCTGCctcaggggagaagggaggagaattTAAAAGTGACCTTCCTAATTCTGCTGTTTTCTCTAATACCCATGTGTCATATTTTGGGCAGTCACCATttatcattgtgtgtgtgtgtgtgtgtgtatgtgtaggtcAGGTGGGGAGGGGTATGGAatatatgatctttttttttttttttttttttttttttttgagacggagtctcgctctgtcgcccaggccggagtgcagtggcgctatctcggctcactgcaagctccacctcccgggttcacgccattctcctgcctcagcctcctgagtagctgggactacaggcgcccgccgtcgcgtccggctaattttttgcatttttagtagagatggggtttcaccgtgttagccaggatggtctcgatctcctgacctcgtgatccgcccgcctcggcctcccaaagtgctgggattacaggcgtgagccaccgtgcccggcctgatctTTAGGGAAAGCATGGATAATTGAAACCCTGCATAATCCCAGCCTTTTATGCTACCTTCTTCTGGACTCAATCTTGTCTCCAAACTTCATTCAAATGCCATTCCTCTTTCTCTGTGCTATGTAAggtttaaaaatagtaaatagcCAAGAGACAGCAGGGAGAAGTGGGGGAAACAAGGAAGACAGATAGTTTGAACGTTTATGTTTTATTGACTCAGATTTGGATTTTGTGTATGACAGACTGGTAGGACTTTGGGGAAACTCGCAGATAAGCTGGGGtttttctatcatttttggaGATTGGAGCAGGAGGTCAAATATTTAAAGTTGTTttgggtgattctaatgtgtcTACAATGCATTGGACCAGGAATATTCTGGAGCTGCTAGAAAGCAGACATTTAGAAGCAAGAGAAGAGCATGAGCAGTATCCCTTATCACTTAGCCACTTGATTCTGATCCTGGCTTCTCTAACAATAGCTCCTTGTTACGTGCTCTTAAAACACAAGTGCTAATATTATGAGAAATGAATTATATGAAAAACAGTCTAGTCTTttctaaaaatgctaaaaataccAATCTGCAACCAAGAACGTGTAAGCATGTTCTCCCCTTTCCAGATGATGCGGGATGCCAGGCAAAGACCAAATTTCCATGGCTACCCTGAGGCCTGCATGGAAGTGGAGGCCTTAGCTTATAGGAGTGAAGGTCTTTAAACGAGGGCATCCAAAGTGAATGCCTATCATTATACCAGTACTAAGTCTTTAGATGCACAAACCATTGTTTTCCATGTCATCCTTTGGAAGTGGCGGGTGACGGAAGaccattttgtgtattttttaataggaggaaactgaggcataagaGATTACATTCCCAGAGCTAGAACCTAGTGCTGTGTCCCTGAGGTCCTGTCTGCAGTTGGGAGACAACTCTGAACTGACCGCTTTTGCATTCCTGGTCTCTGCACAGTAACCCTTCTCTCTGCTCATCAAATCCGTTTCAGAATGTGTGTACAGTAATACTTCTGTTTGAAAGTCTTCAAGATTTGACAAGAGGATTCTGTCTGGGCCTAAGATAGGACATGATGGGATAGTGACCTCGAGGATTTGGAAGCCAAATGATCGTGGGACAGGTGTGTGCATCAAGAAAAGATGGAGCACGTGTGCTCACAGTCCTACCGGGGCCACGCTGCCTTATCTTCAGATcatgggtggctcatgcccaaTTCCCCCCACCATTTATTCCCTTGTTGTGTCTGTTGGAAAAAATCTCACAGGCTTGCCTGAGGTcactacatttttctttatacagaAATCTTTTCTTAGGCTTCATGTAGTTGTAGACTAAGAACTATATAAGTGAAAATTAACAGTATTGGTTTTAATACAATTGCCagattttctatttgaaaaaagtcactgctcagaaaataaaaattattaaaacaaccCATGGTGAATTGGGCCTGAATTGCCACTCATTTTTTAACGCATCTGCAGTGGAGTTGCTTCTTACCAATGTGGTGTAATTTTCAGGTCTGTTACTGAAAGACAGATTGAGTACGTTTCTGGACGGTGAGTAGATGATGTTTAGGGTTGCAATATGGGTATTGGGGCTATTCTTTTCCTGTGTCATTACTTTTTGATATGTTTGTTttaagagaaaattaatgaaattgaagTTACTTAAGTTTGGCCATATTTGTTAAATATCCTTTTCTGAGAAATTGAAAAGTGACTATTAGTTGAAACAAGATCAAGAAACTTCCAACATATTTCAGCACATTCCTCAGTTTATAATGTTaaggttttaagaaagtttaaagAAACCAGCATCACTGGTAGTTAATAAAGCggtttatatttttactttattttcttcagaagCTTGTTGCCATGTAGAGTAAAAGAAACTTCATGTTGTTAATCTTTTCAGAGGACACTGCCAGTAAGAGTGTTGCTATTGTTAGATAATCATAATGGTATATTCTGGAGTCTCCTCTCCTCACTCGACACACCCAGTTCACTCCCACCCTGCCAGCGGGGCCAGAGAGAGAAGAATAAAGCAGGATCTTATTTGCTTTCAGAATTTGATTCTGTATTGCTTTGGAGACATGCTGGGATTTGCTCTTAAACTATTATTAAATTTCTAATGTCCATCAAGGTTTAGATTCCTTTGTAAGAGAACCAAGAACATAAGTGAAACTGTAAGGCTTCGCTGTGCAGACCTTTCTTCCAGCAAGCATCAGCTTAGCCTCAGCAGTGAGCCAATGGGGGACCAGCTGTTGGGCTGGGAACCAGGAGTTAGGCTACAGAAAGACCCCCCCCAGCCCCCCAACCACCGTGTGTCACTTCACCACgatgagcctcaatttcttcaccaCAGTCCCACTTGTCTTGCATTTGAGATGTGATAATGTTTAGAAAGagattttgcccactttttaaaaaagtactccACAGATGATAGATACTAATAAATCAGACATGAAAGCAGAGATTAAGTAGGTAAATgtgattgtatgtgtgtgtgttgatcaTTATGCTCGTGAGACACTGATTATTTtactctatttatttttctttttggagatagggactcgctctgtcacccaggctggagtatagtggcgtgatcatggctcatagcagccttgaactccctgaCTCAAGCAGTtctaccacctcggcctcctgagtaactgggactacaggcacgcactactatgcccagctgatttttaaaaatgttctatagagatgggatctccctgtgttacccaggctggtctcaaactcctgggtttaagtgatcctcccactttggcctcctaaagtactgggattacgggtgtgagccaccacaccctgccttttagaaaacttttttattttaattagttttctGATGGAGCCCCAAATGAAAAATATGCAGGGAGATGAGTTTAGCAGGGCTTAAGTTTAAACAAAGTAAGAGTTGGAACGCTCCCAGAAGATAAGCGGTATAAGTAAGCTGTGACAGACCACTGCTCTGGAGGATGGAAAGATTTATGACTGCCACAATATCCCACTTTAGGAGGAAATGCAGAGCCATTGAAGACAGAccacaaaataattatgctgtcATAACATGCAGTACCTGGGTCTAGGACTGGCCTTACAGAGTGTAAGGATGAACATTATGAACATGTGCCTGAGGTAGGTATTTCATTAGTGTGTGACTCAGGAATCTCCGGATAAAGAAGCAGCCCTGTTCTTATCCCACAATGTTTGGGGTTGTGGCCTTTAATGTGTGGGATTGTTGGGAGTCTGCTGTGTGCACAGAAGAATCTTGAGGTATGAGTTTATAGGGGAAGAGTCCATACGTCACATTCCCCTGACTCAAAAAGCAACAGAAGTAGCCAGAACTTGCTCAGTTCCATGTCGGCCTCCTGTCTCTTCTGTTTGATTCCATTTTCACTCCTCTGAGGCTTTTCTATCTTCCCTGAGCCATGCCTATGTAGGAGGCGGTCACAGAATAATAAGCAGGTTTCCCTGTGGCCGTTGAACACCGGTACCAATGGTAGCCACGTGACAAACATACCACCCCATCTGGGTCCCAAACTCTCAACCAGTGCCCCTCTTTGCACACATCCCATTGAAGGCTCATTTTGTGAATCTGACATTTCCCAGTTCCTGATAACCCTGTTGATAATAATGGTTGCTAATCCTTGTCCATACTGTATTTGAAGCATTTACTTATGCATACCTCAGCTTGTTCCAAAAAGTATTTAAGAGGGGAGTTTCTGAGCACATAATCAAGTCTCCAAGGTGTTCGCTCTGGATCTGCACTCTGACTATGGCTGTGTCctcaaaacagtaaaaagataATGCAATGGAAGATAAACATGTACCAGATTAAAGCGTAAAAGGAAATAGAGGCCAAATTCCTACACTATCAACATAGGCCAGCCCTGTTTTTCAGACATTCAGTGACTTATGCAATGCTGTATGTAATAGGCctgctgaaagaaaggaaatgaatgaacaAGGATAAACACGGGTTTTGGTATTGCTGGTACCTGAATAACCAACCCTGTGTTCCCTGCAGCCAGCATATTGTTCTCTCCCATTGCTGGCTGCCGTGCAGTTCTTCCGTCATATGCTGCTGGAGGGGGCCCTCCCTGGGAAGCTGTGTGCCCCAACAGTGCCCTGCCTGGTTCTTGAGGGACAGAGTGTGTACTGGCACTCGGCTTCATGGGCTTGGACTCCATTATATACACGTCTGCAGGATACCAAAGGAGGGCCATCATCTCTCAGTCATCTCCTTTCCAGGTACCCCTGAAGGGGATGAAATAGGGAGTGGCACTGGATCTCAGGATGATCCTTGTAGGGATGGCTGATAATACAGGTGCGAGCCGTTGTGAGGCAATAGTGTCTGAGGCACAGGACCGTGCCAGATTAGTGAGAGTCATGAAGACTCTCGTTTCTGTCCCAGAAGACCCAAGTGGATGGCCGTGATGCCTGGAGCGCAAGGCAGTCACATAGGATTTCTAAGATCATGACTAAAAGGGATAGTTCCAAGAAAGGTTGAGGAAAAATGCTGGTCATGAGATCAGGAATCCAGAATGAGTTTTTTTCTATCAGATCTATAACCATCCACGATACTTCATGGAGAATCACTCCTGAGCTTGATGTATTCCTGCATCAGAACCTGTACCACACAAACTCATCCCCTTCCTGGCAGAGCTCTGAGTATACTCCTCTGTCTCCATAGTTTGGATCAGAAAATGTAGATTCCTTCCTGAGGACCGCCTGTCTcatgaaggaagaggagaaggtggCACAGGAgtctttttaaaaggattttaagGTGATCGTTTGAGCCATAAAGAAACCAAGATTTTATTCTTCGAGGCAAAAGGCTTTTTCAAGCCAGGTGATGAAAGTCTAAATTGCTCTACACAGAAGAACAGGAAGCACGTCTCCAGATAGATCCAGGTGGGCACAGTCTTAGTGAGGGGTAGTTATATGAGATCATCTATATGGGATCCCAGAAGCCAAAAGACTCACAGGAAAGGGAGTTTTCAAACCCCATCATTTCAAACTCCCAGCAAAATATTGCCATAgaaaagagttttccaaagtCAATCCATTACTGGCTCAGATATTAATAGAAAATCAGGAgtcaagaaaaggaagaaggtagAGATTTTAAAGCCAGGCCtggttttaatttatttgtggTTATTCTAACTAGTAAGTGAAACACACTCCCTGTCTGGTGCCCTGTCCCAGGCATAAATTGCTCACCCATCAGAAAGGAATTAACTTTTTTCAAGGATGCTACCTTAAAGCCATTAATTTAGCAAATTAACTGATATTCCTAGAAAAGCTCCCTGCTTGTGCCAATAAATATTTACCGAGTTAGTGACACCTCTAACAGCACCCCCAAATCGCTGGGCCACTTCCAAAGGGGGAGCAGCTTACTTTCAGGAAATGGATTACTCACTTGTGGAATGAGACCAACACCCAGGCTACTCAGTTTCAACACACTTTAAAATGCAAAAGGGAACTTTCCTGCCTCAAGCTTTCAAACCTTTTCCAGATGGACCGAGGCGGGTGAGCCCATTGTGGTGCCCAACAGGCCTGGCTTAGGCTGGGGCTGCACACATCTAGCTGTGCCTCCCATCCCTGCCCTGCACACCATACCATGAAGGGGATTACAGACTTCTGGTGGGTTGCTGATAAGAGGCATCCCTGAGGGCCTGCCCTGTTTCCATTGGCCAGACACCCCCCGAGAAACGGGAGATCTATGGAAAGGGCGTAGTGTGCTCAGTTGGGtgccaccccctcccccagaTGCTGTTGCTAGTTTCACTtctcagctgcagctgcccacagCTGTCTGGGGATGGAGCAGCAGCAGGGTAGTAGGGTGGTGGCATCTTTTTATTCTTCCAGACCTGGGCCTTTGGCCTGGTAGCCAGAGTGGGCAGGCAGCAGGCCTGCTCTGTGCAGCGTTTGACTTGGGGGTTAAGCCGGGTGCCTCAGGACGGGACCTGGAAGGAGAAGCTGAGCGCAGTCCACCATTCAGTTCTGGGTACCAGGTTTTCAAAGAGGCATTAAGTGTAGCCAGAGGAGGGTGGCCAGGAAGCTGCAGGGGCCTGGAAATCATACCACCTAAAGATTGTTAGAAAACACTGGGGACTGTTAGCCTGAAAAAGATTTAGGTGAATGGCTGTCTTCCCCTAAAGGGAAAGTAGatttatctttttgtattttttttatcatggtaaaatatacataacataaaatctgccattttaatcatttttaaatatacagtcctgtggcattaattatattcacaatgttgtgtgaCCATCACAGCTATCCATTTCTAGAACTTtatcatcatcccaaacagaaactctgttcctattaaacaataactccccattcttccTGCCCCgctccccagctcctggcagccaccattctgctttctgacTACTTAAGAGAcctcatacaagtggaatcatacagcatttgtccttttgtgtctagcttaatTAACTTAGCACAGTGTCCTTGAGGTCCATCTATCTTATAGCATGTGCTGGAATTTCCTTTCTTGTTGAGGCTGAAGAGGATTCCATTGGATGTATATTCCACATGTTGTTTacctattcatctgttgatggacgtttgggttgcTCCCACC
It includes:
- the LOC134760146 gene encoding uncharacterized protein LOC134760146, which translates into the protein MPRTSKVCSFEETEADLTPLPFSPDVTLRMDTSICLKIMEFWRWKGPQRFSGSLCSGCGMISRPLQLPGHPPLATLNASLKTWYPELNGGLRSASPSRSRPEAPGLTPKSNAAQSRPAACPLWLPGQRPRSGRIKRCHHPTTLLLLHPQTAVGSCS